A window from Chlamydia gallinacea 08-1274/3 encodes these proteins:
- the sctR gene encoding type III secretion system export apparatus subunit SctR — MRCIFRTFLCMLIFSASWCFADTSPYACPSHCNPSQPKELVTTPQQPEKPQPRPLPTYRERVTADDVLPQERLSAGSFSDTYPDLTTQAIILIFLALSPFLVMLLTSYLKIIITLVLLRNALGVQQTPPSQVLNGIALILSIYVMFPTGVAMYNDAKKEIQANTIPRDLFSAEGAETVFVALSKSKEPLRSFLIRNTPKSQIQSFFKISQKTFPKEVREHMTISDFVIVIPAFIMGQIKNAFEIGVLIYLPFFVIDLVTANVLVAMQMMMLSPLSISLPLKLLLVVMVDGWTLLLQGLMISFK; from the coding sequence ATGCGTTGCATTTTTCGTACTTTCCTGTGTATGTTAATTTTTAGTGCCTCGTGGTGTTTTGCAGATACGAGTCCTTACGCATGTCCTTCTCACTGCAACCCTTCGCAACCTAAAGAGCTTGTCACAACTCCTCAACAACCTGAAAAGCCCCAACCTCGTCCCTTGCCTACATATCGAGAACGTGTCACAGCGGATGATGTCCTTCCTCAAGAGCGTCTCTCCGCAGGGAGTTTTTCTGATACATATCCAGATCTAACTACTCAAGCGATCATCCTTATTTTCTTAGCATTATCGCCTTTTTTAGTGATGTTGCTCACATCTTATCTAAAAATTATCATCACACTTGTTTTACTCCGGAATGCCTTGGGAGTGCAACAAACTCCTCCCAGCCAAGTTCTAAATGGTATCGCTCTTATTCTTTCCATTTATGTGATGTTTCCTACTGGGGTCGCTATGTATAATGATGCCAAGAAAGAAATTCAAGCGAATACTATTCCTAGAGATTTGTTTTCAGCTGAAGGAGCTGAAACGGTTTTTGTAGCCTTAAGCAAATCCAAAGAACCTCTACGCTCATTTTTAATACGGAATACCCCGAAATCACAAATTCAAAGTTTCTTCAAAATTTCTCAAAAAACTTTCCCTAAAGAAGTTCGAGAACATATGACGATATCAGATTTCGTGATTGTCATTCCTGCATTTATTATGGGACAAATTAAAAACGCTTTTGAGATAGGTGTTCTCATTTATCTACCATTTTTTGTCATAGACTTGGTCACTGCAAACGTCTTGGTTGCTATGCAAATGATGATGCTTTCTCCCTTATCGATTTCGCTGCCATTAAAACTGCTTCTTGTTGTGATGGTAGATGGATGGACATTGTTACTCCAAGGTCTTATGATTAGCTTTAAATAA
- a CDS encoding HrpE/YscL family type III secretion apparatus protein, which translates to MKFFSLIFKNNEVTPNQKILSPEAFSALLDAQELLNKTKEDSEAYKEATKQECERLRQEAEKQGFKEGSEAWSAQIAYLEKELHNLRDEVKASLVPLAIASVKKILGKELETHPETIVSIIVKALKELTQHKKILIHVNPKDLSIVEQSRPELKKIVEYADTLIISPQADVAPGGCIIETEAGIINAQLDVQLAALEKAFSTILQQQTSVSISQSQQQAPTKQTQDEIE; encoded by the coding sequence ATGAAATTTTTTAGTTTAATCTTTAAAAATAACGAAGTTACACCAAATCAAAAAATCCTTTCTCCAGAGGCTTTTTCTGCTCTTCTTGATGCTCAAGAACTCCTCAATAAAACGAAAGAAGATAGCGAAGCCTATAAGGAAGCAACAAAACAAGAATGTGAAAGATTACGTCAGGAAGCAGAAAAACAAGGATTCAAAGAAGGTAGCGAAGCTTGGAGTGCTCAGATTGCCTATCTCGAAAAAGAATTACACAATCTTCGTGATGAAGTTAAAGCTTCTCTCGTTCCTTTAGCCATTGCTAGTGTAAAAAAAATCTTGGGGAAAGAATTAGAAACCCATCCTGAAACCATTGTTTCTATTATTGTCAAAGCATTAAAAGAACTTACTCAACATAAAAAAATCCTCATTCATGTAAATCCAAAAGATTTATCTATTGTAGAGCAAAGTCGTCCAGAATTAAAAAAAATAGTCGAGTATGCGGATACACTCATTATATCTCCACAAGCAGACGTTGCTCCTGGAGGATGCATCATAGAAACAGAAGCAGGCATTATCAATGCTCAGTTAGACGTACAATTAGCTGCCTTAGAAAAAGCTTTCTCTACTATACTACAACAACAAACCTCTGTAAGCATATCTCAATCTCAGCAGCAAGCCCCTACAAAGCAAACTCAGGATGAGATAGAATAA
- a CDS encoding type II secretion system F family protein, with product MPRYRYTYLNEKEKRKHGWIEALHIRAAREQLMQKNIRLLAIREVLPKKVHIKTHELIIFSRQISLLLRSGLPLYESLVSLRDQYQGQKIAGLLTTFIEVLHSGGSLSQAMAAYPHIFDDFYRNAILAGESVGNLEGCLKNIIVVLEEREQVKKKFIAALSYPIVLLLFSFAVILFFLTGVVPSLKETFESVEFNTLTSLVFGLSDFLCRYKFALLGGLGVISVSLGILWRKPFWKQGVENLIFSLPRVREFFVKVGFCRFCSVVSVILLGGGTLIEGLELGCGAVPYRHLRSDLQKMINAIVEGSALGKELAKCSWVPKLALGMISLGEESGELASVLGHIARIYSEDVQKTLTWITSWCQPIILVLLGGVIGLIMLATLIPLTSNIHVL from the coding sequence ATGCCGCGTTATCGTTATACTTATCTCAATGAAAAAGAGAAAAGAAAGCACGGATGGATAGAAGCTCTTCATATTCGCGCAGCTAGGGAGCAATTGATGCAAAAAAATATACGGCTATTAGCTATACGCGAAGTTCTTCCAAAGAAAGTACACATAAAGACACATGAGTTAATTATTTTTTCTAGGCAGATATCTCTTTTATTGCGTTCAGGACTTCCTTTATACGAGAGCTTAGTATCCCTAAGAGATCAGTATCAAGGACAAAAGATAGCTGGATTATTAACAACTTTTATAGAGGTTTTACATTCGGGGGGATCGTTATCTCAGGCTATGGCAGCATATCCTCACATTTTTGATGACTTTTACCGCAATGCAATTCTTGCTGGAGAAAGTGTGGGAAACTTAGAAGGATGTTTGAAAAATATTATTGTCGTTTTAGAAGAACGTGAGCAAGTCAAGAAAAAATTCATAGCAGCACTGAGTTATCCTATTGTGCTGCTATTATTTTCATTTGCTGTAATTCTTTTTTTCCTTACAGGAGTGGTGCCTTCCCTTAAGGAAACCTTTGAGAGTGTGGAATTCAATACGCTCACCTCCCTAGTTTTTGGATTAAGCGATTTTCTATGTCGGTATAAGTTTGCTTTGCTGGGAGGGTTGGGCGTTATCTCAGTGAGTTTAGGAATATTATGGCGAAAGCCTTTTTGGAAACAGGGGGTAGAAAACTTAATTTTCTCCCTTCCTCGAGTGAGAGAATTTTTTGTTAAAGTAGGGTTTTGCAGGTTTTGTTCCGTAGTATCCGTAATTCTTCTTGGAGGAGGCACACTTATTGAAGGACTGGAATTAGGTTGTGGTGCTGTCCCCTACAGGCATTTACGTAGTGATTTGCAGAAGATGATTAATGCTATTGTTGAAGGAAGTGCGTTAGGCAAGGAATTAGCAAAATGTTCTTGGGTTCCTAAACTTGCTTTGGGAATGATTTCTTTGGGTGAGGAGTCGGGGGAATTAGCTAGTGTTTTGGGTCATATAGCACGAATTTATAGTGAAGATGTTCAAAAAACTTTGACATGGATAACTTCATGGTGTCAACCCATTATTCTTGTCTTATTAGGGGGGGTTATTGGGCTCATTATGTTAGCAACGCTGATTCCCCTAACAAGTAATATTCATGTTTTATAA
- the sctJ gene encoding type III secretion system inner membrane ring lipoprotein SctJ, translating to MFRRSISCLFFVLTLFFCTSCNSRSLIVHGLTGRDANEIVVLLVSKGVAAQKQPQAAASTGGGSSEQLWDISVPAAQITEALAILNQAGLPRMKGTSLLDLFAKQGLVPSEMQEKIRYQEGLSEQMASTIRKMDGIVDASVQISFAADIDDNQPLTASVYIKHRGVLDNPNSIMISKIKRLVASAVPGLTAENVSVISDRASYSDITINGPWGLSDEVDYVSVWGIILAKSSLGKFRLIFYLLILTLFIISCGLLWVIWKTHTLILSLGGVKGFFDPAPYSQTPETKTKKVTEGTEEKKEEQPATGTEETPLATENSSDAEENEDV from the coding sequence ATGTTTCGTCGTTCTATTTCTTGCTTATTCTTTGTACTAACCTTATTTTTCTGCACTAGCTGTAACAGTAGATCTTTAATTGTTCATGGGCTTACTGGAAGAGATGCAAATGAAATTGTTGTCTTGTTGGTTAGCAAAGGAGTTGCTGCTCAAAAGCAACCCCAAGCTGCAGCCTCTACAGGAGGAGGGTCTTCAGAACAGTTATGGGACATTTCTGTTCCTGCTGCGCAAATCACTGAAGCTTTAGCTATTTTAAATCAAGCAGGACTTCCGCGAATGAAAGGGACGAGTTTACTTGATTTATTTGCTAAGCAAGGCCTTGTTCCTTCAGAAATGCAAGAAAAGATCCGTTATCAAGAAGGTCTGTCTGAACAAATGGCGTCTACTATTAGAAAAATGGATGGTATTGTTGATGCTAGTGTGCAGATTTCCTTTGCAGCAGATATAGATGATAACCAACCCTTAACAGCATCTGTTTATATTAAGCACCGTGGTGTTTTAGATAATCCTAATAGCATCATGATTTCTAAAATTAAACGCCTAGTTGCGAGTGCTGTCCCTGGGTTAACTGCAGAAAATGTTTCTGTAATTAGTGATCGAGCTTCTTATAGTGATATTACTATTAATGGTCCCTGGGGATTATCTGATGAAGTTGACTATGTTTCCGTATGGGGAATTATCCTAGCGAAATCTTCTTTAGGGAAATTCCGTTTAATCTTCTATCTATTAATTCTGACTCTTTTCATTATTTCCTGTGGTCTTCTTTGGGTAATTTGGAAAACTCATACACTTATTCTTTCCTTAGGTGGGGTAAAAGGTTTCTTTGATCCTGCTCCTTATTCTCAAACTCCAGAAACTAAAACTAAAAAAGTTACAGAAGGTACTGAAGAGAAAAAAGAAGAGCAACCTGCAACAGGAACAGAGGAAACACCCCTCGCTACAGAAAATTCCTCCGATGCAGAAGAAAATGAGGATGTTTAG
- the lipA gene encoding lipoyl synthase: protein MNHCSSKEAQALPKKKQVPNRLPPWFKQSLPQGSAFYDTEATIKHAGIATVCEEALCPNRTRCWSRKTATYLALGDACTRRCGFCNIHFTRKPQPPDPKEPDKIAQSAKMLQLKHIVLTMVARDDLEDGGASALVNIIHSLHQELPKATIEVLASDFQGNLAALHTLLDSRLTIYNHNIETIERLTPLVRHKATYRRSLFMLQKAAEYASPNLKIKSGIMVGLGEQENEVKQTLKDLANHGVHIVTIGQYLRPSRRHIPVKNYVPPETFDYYRTVGESLGLFVYSGPFVRSSFNADQVLHELAEQTGKTQPQDSAS, encoded by the coding sequence ATGAATCATTGTTCCTCTAAAGAAGCGCAAGCTCTTCCAAAGAAAAAACAGGTTCCAAATCGCCTCCCCCCTTGGTTCAAACAATCCCTACCTCAAGGTTCGGCTTTTTATGATACAGAAGCTACTATTAAACATGCGGGTATAGCTACAGTATGTGAAGAAGCTCTATGTCCAAATCGTACACGCTGCTGGTCACGTAAAACAGCTACATATCTTGCGTTAGGAGATGCTTGCACTCGTCGCTGTGGATTTTGCAATATTCATTTTACTAGGAAGCCTCAACCTCCTGATCCTAAAGAACCAGATAAAATTGCCCAATCAGCAAAAATGTTGCAACTCAAGCATATTGTACTAACTATGGTAGCTCGCGATGATCTAGAGGATGGTGGAGCAAGTGCTTTAGTCAACATTATTCATTCTCTGCATCAAGAACTACCTAAAGCAACTATCGAAGTCCTTGCGTCAGACTTTCAAGGTAATCTAGCTGCTCTACACACTCTATTAGATTCTAGATTAACTATTTACAATCACAATATCGAAACTATAGAACGATTAACTCCGTTAGTACGCCACAAAGCGACCTATCGAAGATCTCTTTTTATGTTACAAAAAGCAGCAGAATATGCATCCCCCAACCTAAAAATCAAATCAGGAATTATGGTAGGTTTAGGGGAACAAGAAAATGAAGTGAAACAGACACTAAAAGACCTGGCTAACCATGGAGTGCATATTGTCACTATAGGACAATACCTGCGTCCTTCGCGACGACATATTCCTGTGAAAAATTATGTACCTCCTGAAACTTTTGATTACTATCGTACCGTGGGAGAATCACTAGGACTGTTTGTGTATTCTGGACCCTTTGTACGTTCTAGTTTTAATGCTGATCAAGTTCTTCATGAATTGGCAGAACAAACAGGAAAAACACAACCGCAAGATTCTGCCTCATAG
- the lpdA gene encoding dihydrolipoyl dehydrogenase: protein MSKDFDCVVIGAGPGGYVAAITAAQQGLRTALIEEQQAGGTCLNRGCIPSKALLVGASIVSQIRQASQFGVYIDGYSIDYPAMVQRKNTVVQGIRQGLDGLIRSNKITTFQGKGSLISSTEVKVLGQDTTVLTAKYIILATGSEPRPFPAIPFSSRILCSTGILNLETLPKKLAIIGGGVIGCEFASLFHTLGVEITIIEVADHILAINNADISKTMQDKFSRQGIRVLTKASLQHLEDLGSHVKIIVNGQTEEYDVVLIAIGRQFNTETIGLDNAGVIRDERGIIPVDDTMRTNVPNIFAIGDITGKWLLAHTASHQGNVAARNAAGHHEVMDYSAVPAVIFTFPEVATVGLSLEAAQQQNIPAKLTKFPFRAIGKAVAMGEADGFAAIISHETTQQILGAYVIGPHAASLIAEMTLAIRNELTLPCIYETIHAHPTLAEIWAESALLATNSPLHLPPSGKL, encoded by the coding sequence ATGAGTAAAGATTTTGACTGTGTTGTTATTGGTGCTGGCCCAGGAGGCTATGTTGCTGCAATAACAGCAGCACAACAAGGACTACGTACCGCACTGATTGAAGAACAACAAGCAGGAGGCACATGCTTAAATCGAGGTTGCATTCCCTCTAAGGCTCTACTCGTAGGAGCGAGTATTGTTTCTCAAATTCGCCAAGCCTCACAATTTGGTGTTTACATTGATGGGTATTCAATTGACTATCCTGCTATGGTCCAAAGAAAAAATACTGTCGTACAAGGAATACGTCAAGGCTTAGACGGACTCATACGTAGTAACAAAATTACTACATTCCAAGGTAAAGGGTCTTTGATCTCTTCCACAGAAGTGAAAGTTCTTGGTCAAGATACTACAGTACTTACAGCTAAGTATATTATATTAGCCACAGGATCAGAACCTCGTCCCTTCCCTGCGATCCCTTTTTCTTCTCGCATACTTTGTTCTACTGGAATTCTCAACTTGGAGACACTTCCTAAAAAACTCGCAATTATTGGAGGGGGGGTTATCGGTTGTGAATTTGCTTCTCTATTCCATACTTTAGGAGTAGAAATTACTATAATCGAAGTTGCTGATCACATCCTTGCTATCAACAATGCGGATATTTCTAAAACTATGCAGGATAAGTTTTCCCGTCAAGGCATTCGCGTGTTAACCAAAGCTTCTTTACAGCACTTGGAAGACTTAGGAAGTCATGTAAAGATTATCGTCAATGGCCAAACAGAAGAATACGATGTTGTCCTCATAGCCATTGGTCGACAATTTAATACAGAAACAATTGGGTTGGATAATGCAGGAGTAATTCGTGATGAACGAGGCATCATTCCTGTAGATGACACCATGAGAACGAATGTCCCAAATATCTTTGCTATTGGAGATATTACGGGGAAATGGCTACTCGCTCATACAGCATCTCATCAAGGAAATGTTGCAGCACGCAATGCTGCGGGTCATCATGAAGTCATGGATTATTCAGCAGTTCCTGCTGTAATCTTTACTTTCCCTGAAGTTGCTACCGTAGGGCTTTCTTTAGAAGCTGCACAACAACAAAATATTCCAGCTAAACTGACGAAGTTCCCCTTCCGCGCGATAGGAAAAGCTGTCGCTATGGGAGAAGCTGATGGTTTTGCTGCTATTATTAGTCATGAAACTACACAACAAATTTTAGGCGCCTATGTTATAGGACCACATGCTGCATCCTTGATAGCAGAAATGACTTTAGCCATTCGCAATGAACTCACTCTGCCTTGTATTTATGAAACAATACATGCACATCCCACTCTTGCAGAAATTTGGGCAGAAAGTGCTTTATTAGCTACGAACTCTCCACTACACTTACCTCCATCTGGGAAATTATGA
- a CDS encoding GspE/PulE family protein, with protein MMDDKPQLSPELLARLPYGFLKKHYLLPWEEKEDHVVMAHAKDTSLIAKDEVQLLIQKPVVFILRDEASIVHSLQKIYSDLDGKASDMLLTMAADVGAPSPEEDLLENTDSVPVVRFLNLILKEAIEERASDIHFEPLEDTLRIRYRIDGVLHDRLSPPMHLRSSLIMRIKVLAKMDIAEHRLPQDGRIKIQLGGQEIDMRVSTVPVIYGERVVLRILDKRNVILDIAGLQMPESLENSFKQVISSPEGMLLVTGPTGSGKTTTLYSVIQHLSGPFTNIMTIEDPPEYKLAEIAQIAVKPKIGLSFACGLRHLLRQDPDILMVGEIRDQETAGIAVQAALTGHLVISTLHTNDAVSAIPRLLDMGVEPYLLSATLIGVVAQRLVRKVCPHCREQYEADEQEQVFLQALGNSPDAQLYRGRGCSQCFHSGYKGRRGIYEFLRPDAILQSEIAKNSPYHVLRTFAESQGFLSLLDHGLALVLAGETTLAEVFRVTKRYD; from the coding sequence ATGATGGACGATAAACCTCAGCTATCTCCGGAACTCCTTGCTAGACTTCCCTATGGTTTTTTGAAGAAACACTACCTATTGCCCTGGGAGGAGAAAGAAGATCATGTAGTTATGGCTCATGCTAAAGACACTTCTTTGATAGCAAAAGATGAAGTGCAGTTATTAATTCAAAAACCTGTAGTTTTTATTCTTAGAGATGAAGCCAGCATAGTACATAGTCTGCAAAAAATATATTCAGACCTAGATGGAAAAGCTTCTGATATGTTGCTAACCATGGCAGCAGATGTAGGAGCTCCTTCGCCAGAAGAAGATCTTTTAGAAAATACAGATTCTGTTCCTGTTGTACGTTTTTTAAATTTAATTTTAAAAGAAGCAATTGAAGAACGTGCTTCTGATATTCATTTTGAGCCTTTAGAAGATACTCTACGTATACGCTACCGTATTGACGGGGTTCTTCATGATCGTTTATCTCCTCCTATGCATTTACGCTCCTCATTGATTATGCGTATTAAAGTTCTGGCAAAGATGGATATTGCTGAACATCGTCTGCCCCAAGATGGAAGAATAAAAATTCAGCTAGGTGGCCAAGAAATTGATATGCGCGTGAGCACTGTTCCCGTAATTTATGGAGAACGTGTTGTTCTTAGAATTTTAGATAAGCGCAATGTAATTTTGGATATTGCAGGCTTGCAAATGCCTGAGAGTTTAGAAAATTCTTTTAAACAAGTGATTTCTTCTCCTGAAGGCATGCTCTTAGTTACTGGTCCAACCGGAAGTGGAAAAACCACTACTTTATATAGTGTAATTCAACATTTATCAGGGCCGTTTACTAATATCATGACAATCGAAGATCCCCCAGAGTATAAATTGGCAGAAATTGCGCAAATAGCTGTGAAACCTAAAATTGGTTTATCTTTTGCTTGTGGTTTGCGACATTTGCTGCGTCAAGATCCCGATATACTTATGGTTGGAGAAATTCGTGATCAGGAAACAGCAGGAATTGCCGTTCAGGCAGCTCTTACGGGACACCTTGTAATTAGTACTCTACATACCAATGATGCAGTTTCCGCTATTCCCCGTCTTTTAGATATGGGGGTAGAACCTTATCTACTCTCAGCAACACTAATAGGTGTTGTAGCTCAGAGGTTGGTCAGGAAAGTTTGCCCTCACTGTAGAGAACAGTATGAAGCAGATGAACAGGAGCAAGTGTTTTTGCAGGCTTTGGGAAATAGTCCTGACGCACAATTATATCGTGGGAGAGGATGTTCGCAATGTTTTCATTCGGGATATAAAGGGCGAAGAGGCATTTATGAATTTTTACGTCCCGACGCTATTTTACAATCTGAAATAGCAAAAAACAGTCCTTATCATGTTTTAAGAACATTTGCAGAATCTCAAGGATTTCTTTCCCTATTAGACCATGGGTTGGCTCTCGTCTTAGCAGGAGAAACAACACTAGCCGAAGTTTTTCGTGTTACCAAACGATATGATTAG
- a CDS encoding type II secretion system protein, with protein sequence MNKYKRKQSITLIEMMVVITLIGIIGGALAFNMRGSIQKGKAFQSEQNCAKIYDILMMEYATGNLSLREIVDRKEVILEGAAWCKEGKKLLKDAWGEDIIVKVSETGDDLVVFSSKAHGVNNKQQG encoded by the coding sequence ATGAATAAATATAAACGTAAACAATCCATCACTTTAATTGAAATGATGGTAGTCATTACTTTAATTGGCATTATTGGTGGGGCTTTAGCTTTTAATATGCGGGGAAGTATCCAAAAAGGTAAGGCGTTTCAGTCAGAACAAAACTGTGCGAAAATTTATGACATTTTAATGATGGAGTATGCCACGGGAAACCTTTCTTTAAGAGAGATTGTCGATCGTAAAGAAGTTATTCTTGAAGGTGCGGCATGGTGTAAGGAAGGTAAAAAATTATTAAAAGATGCCTGGGGAGAGGATATTATTGTCAAAGTAAGCGAAACAGGTGATGATTTAGTTGTTTTTTCCTCTAAGGCTCATGGAGTGAATAATAAACAACAAGGTTAG
- the sctS gene encoding type III secretion system export apparatus subunit SctS translates to MITFATSFKSMLFEYSYQSLLLILIISAPPIILASIVGIMVAIFQAATQIQEQTFAFAIKLVVIFGTLMISGGWLSNMIYRFASQIFQNFYKWK, encoded by the coding sequence GTGATTACTTTTGCTACTAGTTTCAAATCTATGCTTTTTGAGTACTCGTATCAATCGTTACTCCTTATTTTAATTATTTCAGCTCCTCCGATTATTTTAGCTTCTATTGTAGGAATTATGGTGGCTATTTTCCAAGCAGCCACGCAAATTCAAGAACAAACATTTGCTTTTGCGATTAAATTAGTCGTCATTTTTGGAACTCTGATGATTTCTGGAGGATGGTTAAGCAATATGATCTATCGCTTTGCTTCACAAATTTTCCAAAACTTTTATAAATGGAAATAA
- a CDS encoding DUF1494 domain-containing protein, with product MCSSVVSLHNRKKRSFVLVEVLVSLVLFSLLFCTLGFWQRHLLISSKRNEQLYKVFLQENNAYKKLRELFRFTSQFESLSSESLCSVVFDRGVYRDPELAGEVAAILYYNEQFQRLELCIRSLKNQDKMEIFVLLDHVSRVYCTPSFRHLENTDFPDRIGLHIYRNSPNSQRERLLVYQFAVGK from the coding sequence ATGTGTAGTTCTGTAGTCTCCTTGCATAACCGAAAAAAAAGGTCCTTTGTTTTAGTCGAAGTTCTTGTTTCGTTAGTATTATTTTCCCTGCTTTTTTGTACTCTAGGGTTTTGGCAGAGACATCTATTAATCTCTAGTAAACGTAATGAACAGTTATATAAAGTTTTTCTTCAGGAAAATAATGCTTATAAAAAATTAAGAGAGCTTTTTCGATTTACGTCACAATTTGAAAGCCTATCTTCTGAATCTCTATGTTCAGTTGTTTTTGATCGTGGGGTGTATCGTGATCCTGAGCTTGCTGGGGAAGTTGCTGCTATTCTATATTATAATGAGCAATTTCAGCGGCTTGAGCTTTGTATACGTAGTTTAAAGAACCAAGATAAAATGGAAATCTTCGTACTTTTAGATCACGTGTCTCGAGTATATTGTACGCCTTCCTTTAGACATTTAGAGAATACGGATTTCCCTGATAGAATTGGGCTGCATATATACCGGAATTCTCCGAACTCACAGCGGGAACGCCTTTTGGTTTATCAATTTGCTGTAGGGAAATAG
- a CDS encoding EscT/YscT/HrcT family type III secretion system export apparatus protein produces the protein MAISLPELVSVFGSTYLDYIFQKPPAYVWSVFLLLFARLLPIFAIVPFLGAKLFPAPIKVGIGLSWMAIIFPKVLMATQLYNYLSDNTFYFLLIKELCIGVFIGFILAFPFYAAQSAGSFITNQQGIQGLEGATSLISIEQTSPHGIFYHYFVTIVFWLSGGHKIILSVLLQSLEALPIHHFLPMEMMSLQAPFWTTMIKMCQLCLIMTIQLSAPAAVAMLMSDLFLGIINRMAPQVQVIYLLSALKAFMGLLFLTLAWWFIVKQIDYFTLAWFKETPVMLLGAHPPQIL, from the coding sequence ATGGCAATCTCTCTCCCAGAGCTTGTTTCTGTTTTCGGTTCCACATATCTAGATTATATTTTTCAAAAGCCTCCTGCTTACGTATGGAGTGTATTTCTACTCCTATTTGCCCGTTTACTTCCTATATTTGCTATTGTCCCTTTTCTTGGAGCTAAGTTATTCCCTGCACCTATTAAAGTTGGTATTGGTTTGTCTTGGATGGCTATTATTTTCCCCAAAGTCCTCATGGCAACTCAACTATATAACTATTTGAGTGACAATACCTTTTATTTCCTGCTGATTAAAGAATTATGCATAGGTGTATTTATAGGATTTATTCTAGCATTTCCTTTTTACGCTGCCCAATCAGCAGGATCTTTTATTACTAACCAGCAAGGTATCCAGGGATTAGAAGGGGCAACTTCTCTTATTTCTATTGAGCAGACTTCCCCTCACGGAATATTTTATCACTATTTTGTAACCATAGTTTTTTGGTTATCTGGTGGTCACAAAATTATTTTATCCGTACTCCTCCAATCCCTAGAAGCCCTTCCAATCCATCATTTTCTTCCTATGGAAATGATGTCTTTACAAGCACCTTTCTGGACAACAATGATCAAAATGTGCCAACTCTGTCTTATTATGACAATTCAGCTGAGTGCTCCTGCTGCCGTTGCTATGCTTATGTCTGACTTATTTTTAGGGATTATCAATAGGATGGCTCCCCAAGTACAGGTTATCTACCTTCTTTCAGCTCTCAAAGCTTTTATGGGACTATTATTCTTAACCCTTGCCTGGTGGTTTATAGTAAAACAAATTGATTACTTTACTCTTGCTTGGTTCAAGGAAACTCCCGTGATGTTATTGGGAGCTCACCCGCCCCAAATCCTCTGA